The following proteins are co-located in the Psilocybe cubensis strain MGC-MH-2018 chromosome 5, whole genome shotgun sequence genome:
- a CDS encoding hypothetical protein (Uncharacterized protein C1840.07c), with amino-acid sequence MTLYFMYSLKLHQFIPAITTWPSQRHIVVELTTFARHKLIPWTFKSDEPQEVVVYSSNRKKGKSRGRGSNRGKRTPFTRHIVAVGDLHGDIANARRVLRFADVIDEHNNWSGNVDFFVQTGDIIDRGDDTIVLFLWMERLRAQAAEVGGTVLSHLGNHEWMNAIGDWRYVYPSELKTFGSIAARQRMLTSGRIGRAWATNYTTASRLPLHPFIGPPNTPYPPPHSFALHMQQDDDDLHWRDGQESESEQSEEEIMSHAALSFVHGGLSPSYPELTPFPTRINELSDTLLARLQNRKQPPPHPPHPYPGFPPETSPEEIRMYSANGPLWYRGWAMQPEEVVCAQVDDVLQKTGTRRMIMGHTPDFKNIKSRCNGKIIIIDTGISHAYGGVLSALSVHYTLTPIPNSPNTKQKQNQDNEDDHSHRWMEREVISALYADRQEIIVTDEREVVGTFRHHEFHDGDWEDEDGEMEERKGSGEVQ; translated from the exons ATGACGCTGTATTTCATGTATTCATTAAAACTGCACCAATTCATCCCCGCCATTACCACCTGGCCATCGCAGCGCCATATCGTTGTCGAACTCACTACTTTCGCGAGGCACAAGTTGATACCATGGACATTTAAATCCGACGAGCCGCAGGAAGTGGTGGTATACAGCAGCAACAGAAAGAAGGGAAAAAGTAGGGGACGAGGGTCGAACAGAGGGAAGAGAACACCATTTACCCGACATATTGTTGCTGTCGGCGATCTGCACGGAGACATTGCCAACGCACGGCGTGTCCTCCGCTTTGCAGACGTTATCGACGAGCATAACAACTGGTCGGGGAATGTCGATTTCTTTGTGCAGACGGGAGATATCATTGACCG AGGAGACGACACCATCGTTCTCTTCCTATGGATGGAAAGGCTGCGTGCGCAAGCCGCTGAAGTGGGCGGAACGGTTCTCTCGCATCTAGGGAACCATGAATGGATGAACGCCATCG GTGACTGGAG ATACGTGTACCCCTCGGAACTCAAAACATTTGGCAGTATCGCAGCGCGCCAGCGCATGCTCACGTCAGGACGTATTGGGCGTGCCTGGGCCACAAATTATACCACCGCGTCGCGCCTTCCATTGCATCCCTTCATTGGCCCGCCCAACACACCATACCCGCCACCCCACTCATTCGCGCTGCATATGCAGCaagacgacgatgatttGCATTGGCGCGACGGACaggagtcggagtcggagcAGAGCGAGGAGGAGATCATGTCGCATGCCGCGCTATCGTTTGTGCACGGCGGACTATCGCCTTCGTACCCGGAACTGACGCCGTTTCCAACGCGCATCAACGAGTTGTCGGACACCTTGCTGGCGAGACTGCAGAACCGGAAACAACCGCCACCACACCCGCCGCATCCGTACCCTGGCTTCCCTCCTG AAACATCTCCTGAAGAAATACGGATGTACAGTGCTAATGGTCCACTCTGGTACCGTGGCTGGGCGATGCAGCCTGAGGAAGTAGTTTGCGCGCAGGTCGACGATGTCCTCCAGAAAACGGGGACGCGCAGGATGATCATGGGACACACGCCTGACTTCAAG AATATCAAGTCGAGATGTAATGGCAAAATCATTATCATCGACACAGGCATCTCGCACGCTTATGGCGGTGTGCTCTCCGCTCTTTCTGTACACTACACCCTCACTCCCATTCCGAACAGTCCAAACACAAAACAGAAACAAAACCAAGACAATGAAGATGACCATTCCCATAGGTGGATGGAACGCGAGGTTATCAGCGCGCTATATGCCGATAGACAGGAGATCATCGTGACTGACGAAAGGGAGGTGGTGGGTACCTTTAGACATCACGAGTTCCACGACGGAGATTgggaagacgaggatggtgaaatggaagagcgAAAGGGGAGTGGAGAGGTACAATGA
- a CDS encoding F-box/WD repeat-containing protein 7 has protein sequence MPRNIAQLPPDVIITICAYLGPRDLLSFIQTCRGIHALGSTDYVWHHIKSDLPLDIEGKLLDLSGSEIKSSVIRALRLDENWNSRVSKVTRISKIHPRTPVTEMQTLGRNWLVTSSRARGSSNTINISVWRLDTITPNDKLIGSAPACVISFEPVRAFSFETALCRGKHIALISALGSSATVPNGLWTIYTLNLKGRRSIDNKPYLEKELLIEHSGLLYYSQISGSIVAAAVAQVGLASWKHQILLLNTDTNVYLKIDSPEINKFDCGRMQFKIYPPYIIIVGSIKDKIKLQVRKLPMAIFSTIPIPPDFDEHTMPLAKWDSSIVDYETVAIRNLEMSISSEPFYTPFGLKSFRIMVNHSPLSPMENGRVDIFQFPIDTSQQNLEFTGWKPLHSFPTPPNSTLEPICIGTSGSRAVWLAHQWNNDEYHLVKGSFGEDGSYLVTDLQPPELPLPFEARDCKALYLEETRGRLFVGVHSTAEVFILEFS, from the exons ATGCCCCGTAACATTGCACAGCTACCTCCCGATGTAATTATTACCATCTGTGCATATCTTGGCCCTCGAGATTTGCTTTCATTCATCCAG ACATGTCGTGGTATACACGCACTCGGTTCCACGGATTATGTCTGGCACCATATCAAATCTGATCTTCCTCTTGATATTGAAGGAAAACTGTTGGACCTGTCCGGCTCCGAAATAAAATCCTCTGTGATTCGTGCTCTGAGGCTCGATGAGAACTGGAACAGCCGTGTCTCCAAGGTCACTCGAATCTCCAAAATTCATCCACGTACTCCCGTCACAGAAATGCAGACTCTCGGCAGGAACTGGCTCGTGACTTCCTCCCGTGCTCGGGGCTCCTCTAACACAATAAATATATCGGTGTGGCGCCTGGATACTATTACCCCTAATGACAAGTTGATTGGTTCTGCGCCAGCTTGCGTCATCTCTTTCGAACCGGTGCGCGCCTTTTCGTTTGAGACTGCTCTCTGTAGGGGAAAGCATATTGCTTTGATATCAGCCTTGGGATCTTCTGCCACAGTGCCAAATGG CCTGTGGACTATATATACTTTAAATTTAAAGGGCAGACGCTCAATAGACAACAAACCTTATTTGGAGAAAGAGCTCCTCATAGAACATTCTGGTTTGCTTTACTATTCTCAGATATCTGGATCTATCGTTGCTGCTGCGGTTGCACAAGTGGGTCTTGCATCGTGGAAGCACCAAATTCTTCTCCTGAATACAGATACCAATGTGTACTTGAAAATAGACTCTCCCGAAATCAAT AAATTTGATTGTGGCCGTATGCAATTCAAAATATATCCTCCGTACATCATCATTGTCGGGTCTATCAAGGACAAAATCAAACTTCAAGTTCGGAAATTACCCATGGCTATATTTTCTACGATACCAATCCCACCTGATTTTGACGAGCATACCATGCCTCTTGCCAAGTGGGATTCGTCCATCGTCGACTATGAAACCGTCGCAATCAGAAACCTCGAAATGTCCATATCTTCAGAGCCTTTTTATACACCATTTGGCTTGAAGTCTTTTAGAATAATGGTCAATCATTCCCCTCTGTCTCCAATGGAAAATGGAAGAGTAGATATTTTCCAGTTTCCTATCGACACTAGTCAGCAGAATCTGGAGTTCACCGGTTGGAAACCATTACATTCCTTCCCTACGCCACCAAACTCGACACTGGAACCAATATGCATCGGCACTTCTGGTAGCCGCGCAGTATGGCTTGCACATCAATGGAACAACGACGAGTACCACCTTGTGAAGGGGTCAtttggagaagatggctcGTATCTTGTTACTGATTTGCAACCTCCGGAATTGCCGCTGCCTTTCGAGGCCAGGGACTGCAAGGCATTATATCTGGAAGAAACGAGGGGAAGACTGTTTGTTGGTGTACATAGCACTGCCGAAGTCTTTATATTAGAATTTAGCTAG